Proteins from one Haloarchaeobius litoreus genomic window:
- the sufB gene encoding Fe-S cluster assembly protein SufB — MSSDQDHLKETDTEARFEFKKEEKSAFQTEKGLTEETIRLISEDKDEPEWMYERRLRALKQFQQMPMPTDWPGQPDLSEVDIDEIVPYIRPDIETRGGAENWDDLPEEIQDTFEKLGIPEAERKALSGVGAQYESEIVYQNMQEQWEEKGVIFCDMDKAVQEHEELVKEYFMTKCVPPSDNKFAALHGAVWSGGSFVYVPEDTTVNMPIQAYFRMNSEGMGQFEHTLIIAEENSEVHYIEGCSAPKYSAFNLHSGGVEVFVGEDAHVQYSTVQNWSKNTYNLNTKRAIVEANGTMEWVSGSMGSKATMLYPATILKGRGATDNHITIAFAGEGQNIDTGAKVYHNAPNTKSTIESKSISKDGGRTNYRGLVHIADGAENSSTSVECDALMFDNESTSDTMPYMEIQESKVDVAHEATVGKIGDEDVFYLQSRGLDDDDAKQMIVAGFIEPITEELPIEYAVELNRLIELEMEGSLG, encoded by the coding sequence ATGAGTTCAGACCAAGACCACCTCAAAGAGACCGACACCGAGGCCCGGTTCGAGTTCAAGAAGGAGGAGAAGTCCGCCTTCCAGACCGAGAAGGGCCTGACCGAGGAGACCATCCGTCTCATCTCGGAGGACAAGGACGAGCCCGAGTGGATGTACGAGCGCCGGCTGCGGGCGCTGAAGCAGTTCCAGCAGATGCCGATGCCGACCGACTGGCCGGGTCAGCCCGACCTCTCGGAGGTCGACATCGACGAGATCGTCCCGTACATCCGCCCGGACATCGAGACACGCGGCGGCGCGGAGAACTGGGACGACCTCCCCGAGGAGATCCAGGACACGTTCGAGAAGCTGGGCATCCCGGAGGCCGAGCGGAAGGCGCTCTCGGGCGTCGGCGCGCAGTACGAGTCCGAGATCGTCTACCAGAACATGCAGGAGCAGTGGGAGGAGAAGGGCGTCATCTTCTGTGACATGGACAAGGCCGTCCAGGAGCACGAGGAGCTCGTCAAGGAGTACTTCATGACGAAGTGCGTCCCCCCGAGCGACAACAAGTTCGCGGCGCTCCACGGCGCGGTCTGGTCCGGCGGCTCGTTCGTCTACGTGCCGGAGGACACGACCGTCAACATGCCCATCCAGGCGTACTTCCGGATGAACAGCGAGGGCATGGGCCAGTTCGAGCACACGCTCATCATCGCCGAGGAGAACTCCGAAGTGCACTACATCGAGGGCTGTTCCGCCCCGAAGTACTCCGCGTTCAACCTGCACTCCGGCGGCGTCGAGGTGTTCGTCGGCGAGGACGCCCACGTCCAGTACTCGACGGTGCAGAACTGGTCGAAGAACACGTACAACCTGAACACCAAGCGCGCCATCGTCGAGGCGAACGGGACGATGGAGTGGGTCTCCGGCAGCATGGGCTCGAAGGCCACCATGCTCTACCCGGCGACCATCCTGAAGGGCCGCGGCGCGACGGACAACCACATCACCATCGCGTTCGCCGGCGAGGGACAGAACATCGACACCGGCGCGAAGGTGTACCACAACGCGCCGAACACGAAGTCGACCATCGAGTCCAAGTCCATCTCGAAGGACGGCGGCCGCACGAACTACCGGGGCCTCGTCCACATCGCCGACGGCGCGGAGAACTCCTCCACGTCCGTCGAGTGTGACGCGCTCATGTTCGACAACGAGTCCACGTCGGACACGATGCCGTACATGGAGATCCAGGAGTCGAAGGTCGACGTGGCCCACGAGGCGACCGTCGGCAAGATCGGCGACGAGGACGTCTTCTACCTCCAGTCGCGCGGACTGGACGACGACGACGCCAAGCAGATGATCGTCGCCGGCTTCATCGAGCCCATCACGGAGGAGCTGCCCATCGAGTACGCGGTCGAACTCAACCGCCTCATCGAACTCGAGATGGAGGGGAGCCTCGGATAA
- the sufD gene encoding Fe-S cluster assembly protein SufD, with product MSTQVHANLTRDQVEQISAELDEPEWLLETRLSALDALDDLDMPSVIQTPGRTWTNLTDLDFEGFVDPLNAAQDKERESAEGIEVLEWSEAVAEHGDLLKEQFGSVVDPEENYLTALSTALFTDGTVVYVPEGVDAEDVKIRTTMNSRSLFNYTLVVTEKNASVTILERQSTGDDVDGERYYSGIVEIAGGENSHVQYGSLQNLDEETYNYTLKRGTADTYATINWIEGNMGSRLTKSEVETTLAGDGSESHIVGAFFGHHDQHFDINSRVWHRAEHTTADLVTRGVLDDRARSVYEGVQDVGRDAWNTSSYQRENTLMLSDDSEADASPKLIINNHDTEASHSATVGQVDEQDLFYMTSRGVDPRRARNMLVEGFFVPVLDEVAVDELRDDIQELVAQRLRE from the coding sequence ATGAGCACACAGGTACACGCCAACCTCACACGAGACCAGGTCGAGCAGATCTCCGCCGAGCTCGACGAGCCCGAGTGGCTGCTGGAGACGCGGCTCTCCGCACTCGACGCGCTCGACGACCTCGATATGCCGAGCGTCATCCAGACGCCCGGTCGCACGTGGACGAACCTCACCGACCTCGACTTCGAGGGCTTCGTCGACCCGCTCAACGCCGCCCAGGACAAGGAGCGCGAGAGCGCCGAGGGCATCGAGGTGCTGGAGTGGAGCGAGGCCGTCGCCGAGCACGGCGACCTCCTTAAGGAGCAGTTCGGCAGCGTCGTCGACCCCGAGGAGAACTACCTCACCGCGCTGTCGACCGCGCTGTTCACCGACGGCACCGTCGTCTACGTGCCCGAGGGCGTCGACGCAGAGGACGTGAAGATCCGGACGACGATGAACAGCCGCTCGCTGTTCAACTACACGCTCGTCGTCACCGAGAAGAACGCCTCGGTCACGATTCTCGAGCGCCAGTCCACCGGCGACGACGTCGACGGCGAGCGCTACTACAGCGGCATCGTCGAGATCGCGGGCGGCGAGAACTCCCACGTCCAGTACGGGAGCCTCCAGAACCTCGACGAGGAGACGTACAACTACACGCTCAAGCGTGGCACCGCCGACACGTACGCCACGATCAACTGGATCGAGGGCAACATGGGCTCGCGCCTCACGAAGAGCGAGGTCGAGACGACGCTCGCCGGCGACGGCTCCGAGAGCCACATCGTCGGGGCGTTCTTCGGCCACCACGACCAGCACTTCGACATCAACAGTCGGGTCTGGCACCGCGCCGAGCACACCACCGCCGACCTCGTCACCCGCGGCGTCCTCGACGACCGCGCCCGCTCGGTGTACGAGGGCGTCCAGGACGTCGGCCGCGACGCCTGGAACACCAGCAGCTACCAGCGCGAGAACACGCTGATGCTGAGCGACGACTCCGAGGCCGACGCCTCCCCGAAGCTCATCATCAACAACCACGACACCGAGGCCAGCCACTCCGCCACGGTCGGCCAGGTCGACGAACAGGACCTGTTCTACATGACTAGCCGCGGTGTCGACCCGCGCCGCGCCCGCAACATGCTCGTCGAGGGCTTCTTCGTGCCCGTGCTCGACGAGGTCGCCGTCGACGAACTCCGCGACGACATCCAGGAGCTCGTCGCCCAGCGGCTGCGGGAGTAG
- a CDS encoding ferritin-like domain-containing protein → MSLGQRVATDHQLARLLQIGAVLEEVVESRAYHHLDSFEDEQEVDDDVRDLLEHAAEESAEHRSRLEALIEELDAETVPYEEINRLVEAQYAQTKPEDFDGLLYDQLCNEETAYKFYDDLIEAIEASESEFSIDRDHVLTTLREIREEEAEGVEDVTEIMERRA, encoded by the coding sequence ATGAGCCTGGGGCAGCGCGTCGCGACGGACCACCAGCTCGCCCGTCTCCTGCAGATCGGGGCGGTGCTGGAGGAGGTCGTCGAATCCCGCGCGTACCATCATCTCGACTCCTTCGAGGACGAGCAGGAGGTCGACGACGACGTCCGTGACCTGCTCGAACACGCCGCCGAGGAGTCGGCCGAGCACCGCAGCCGTCTCGAAGCACTCATCGAGGAGCTGGACGCAGAGACGGTCCCCTACGAGGAGATAAACAGGCTGGTCGAGGCGCAGTACGCCCAGACGAAACCCGAGGACTTCGACGGGCTGCTGTACGACCAGCTCTGCAACGAGGAGACCGCGTACAAGTTCTACGACGACCTCATCGAGGCCATCGAGGCCAGCGAGAGCGAGTTCAGTATCGACCGCGACCACGTGCTCACGACCCTCCGCGAGATTCGCGAGGAGGAGGCCGAGGGCGTCGAGGACGTGACCGAGATCATGGAGCGACGAGCGTGA
- a CDS encoding metal-dependent transcriptional regulator, with product MNTADQYLKAIYLVQRMEDGPAATGALADMLDVSPASVNEMVGKLQDRGLVEHEKYKGATLTDEGIGRAEDALQTYCIIERFLANVLEVEDYRGEAGALEAVIDDTVAERLDTIIDRRDECPDCFDAEADQCCYLEVAGESAD from the coding sequence ATGAACACCGCAGACCAGTACCTCAAGGCGATCTACCTGGTGCAACGGATGGAAGACGGGCCGGCAGCGACGGGCGCGCTGGCGGACATGCTCGACGTCTCCCCCGCGAGCGTCAACGAGATGGTCGGCAAGCTCCAGGACCGGGGGCTCGTCGAGCACGAGAAGTACAAGGGCGCGACACTCACCGACGAGGGCATCGGCCGCGCCGAGGACGCCCTCCAGACCTACTGCATCATCGAGCGGTTCCTCGCGAACGTCCTCGAGGTCGAGGACTACCGCGGCGAGGCCGGGGCGCTGGAGGCCGTCATCGACGACACCGTCGCCGAGCGACTCGACACCATCATCGACCGCCGCGACGAGTGCCCCGACTGCTTCGACGCCGAGGCCGACCAGTGCTGTTATCTGGAGGTCGCGGGCGAGAGCGCCGATTGA
- a CDS encoding HNH endonuclease, which produces MECPTCEKVLSTEQGMRQHHTKVHGVSLPNRECSGCGTAFYDPKAQLQYCEDCNPNAGEHNGNWKGGKERTTCKECDTKFEYYPSNKDGAYCPACVQGAEGLLPIQPMDEVPTTTGECTHCGLEFVASPSRLAGKSYGCFCSQPCYAEWLSENVVGEGHHQWEGGTIRYGQGWYRVRRTALERDQYECQNCGEGADALGRNPDVHHLRPVRSFADPAEAHELDNVVSLCRPCHRRVESGAVTAPEPTTER; this is translated from the coding sequence ATGGAGTGTCCGACCTGCGAGAAGGTGTTGTCGACCGAGCAGGGAATGCGCCAGCACCACACCAAGGTCCACGGCGTCTCGCTACCGAACCGGGAGTGTTCGGGGTGTGGAACCGCGTTCTACGACCCGAAGGCACAACTTCAGTACTGTGAGGACTGCAATCCGAACGCGGGTGAGCACAACGGGAACTGGAAAGGCGGGAAGGAGCGCACGACCTGCAAAGAGTGTGATACAAAATTCGAGTACTACCCCTCGAACAAGGACGGCGCCTACTGTCCCGCGTGTGTGCAAGGTGCCGAGGGCCTACTCCCCATTCAACCGATGGACGAGGTCCCGACGACTACCGGTGAATGCACGCACTGTGGCCTGGAGTTCGTCGCGTCCCCATCTCGGCTAGCGGGGAAGTCGTACGGATGCTTCTGTTCGCAGCCCTGTTACGCGGAATGGCTCTCAGAAAACGTCGTCGGGGAGGGGCATCATCAGTGGGAAGGCGGCACGATTCGGTACGGACAGGGCTGGTACCGAGTTCGACGCACAGCGCTCGAACGTGACCAGTACGAATGCCAGAACTGCGGCGAGGGAGCCGACGCACTCGGACGGAATCCAGACGTGCATCATCTGAGACCCGTTCGATCGTTCGCGGACCCCGCCGAAGCACACGAACTCGACAACGTCGTCTCCCTGTGTCGTCCCTGCCATCGCCGTGTCGAATCGGGAGCGGTGACGGCACCGGAGCCAACGACTGAAAGATAA
- a CDS encoding DUF5786 family protein: MGFGSYDESEQQDQDSDIDEDDAVTVHEHDHEGEVSFDQGGMSNEDLVGQLQQMKDGDDE; the protein is encoded by the coding sequence ATGGGCTTTGGGAGCTACGATGAATCCGAACAACAGGACCAGGACAGCGACATCGACGAGGACGACGCGGTCACCGTCCACGAGCACGACCACGAGGGCGAGGTCTCGTTCGACCAGGGGGGTATGTCGAACGAGGACCTCGTCGGGCAGCTCCAGCAGATGAAAGACGGCGACGACGAATAA
- a CDS encoding DUF3179 domain-containing protein, translated as MNVRNVLPRDAIPSVDDPTYEPVTDYDGDPDDEVVVVDGEPARAYPVRYLHYHEIVNATDSGGRPVAVTWCPLCGSAVVYERTVAAGDGDETRTLTFGVSGKLADDDLVMYDRETDSEWKQSRGVAIDGPLSGTQLTVVPAAMTTVERFRDANPDGELLAPPGGESEAASDTDDPEPIDYDAAPYERYFEMDGFGLAAHRGTGDGRDWDRDDGIDPKTVVLGLTVADDALGFPLPRVEANGSVAQTTVGDRDVVVFATPDGIHAFENPGFVFERTVEPGTFVADGTRWDGATGEGDDGRSLERLPSRRLFAFAWQDDHGADAFYENE; from the coding sequence GTGAACGTCAGGAACGTCCTCCCGCGCGACGCCATCCCGAGCGTCGACGACCCGACCTACGAGCCGGTCACCGACTACGACGGCGACCCGGACGACGAGGTGGTCGTCGTCGACGGCGAGCCGGCGCGCGCCTATCCAGTCCGGTACCTCCACTACCACGAGATCGTCAACGCCACCGACTCCGGGGGCAGGCCCGTCGCCGTCACCTGGTGTCCCCTCTGCGGGAGCGCCGTGGTCTACGAGCGGACGGTGGCGGCGGGCGATGGCGACGAGACCCGCACGCTCACCTTCGGCGTCTCCGGCAAGCTGGCCGACGACGACCTCGTGATGTACGACCGCGAGACAGACAGCGAGTGGAAGCAGAGCCGCGGCGTCGCCATCGACGGCCCGCTCTCGGGCACCCAGCTCACGGTGGTCCCGGCCGCGATGACCACCGTCGAACGCTTCCGCGACGCGAACCCCGACGGTGAACTGCTCGCCCCGCCGGGCGGCGAGAGCGAGGCCGCCAGCGACACCGACGACCCCGAGCCCATCGACTACGACGCGGCCCCGTACGAGCGCTACTTCGAGATGGACGGGTTCGGCCTGGCCGCCCACCGCGGCACCGGCGACGGCCGCGACTGGGACCGCGACGACGGCATCGACCCGAAGACCGTCGTCCTCGGCCTCACCGTCGCTGACGACGCGCTCGGCTTCCCGCTCCCGCGCGTCGAGGCGAACGGGAGCGTCGCCCAGACGACCGTCGGCGACCGCGACGTGGTCGTCTTCGCCACGCCCGACGGTATCCACGCCTTCGAGAACCCCGGCTTCGTGTTCGAGCGCACCGTGGAACCCGGCACGTTCGTCGCCGACGGCACCCGCTGGGACGGGGCGACCGGCGAGGGCGACGACGGCCGTTCGCTGGAGCGACTACCGAGCCGCCGGCTGTTCGCGTTCGCCTGGCAGGACGACCACGGGGCCGACGCCTTCTACGAGAACGAGTAG